Proteins from a genomic interval of Candidatus Caccoplasma merdavium:
- a CDS encoding response regulator transcription factor produces MKILIIEDEPSLREIMTRALREEGYVVECAPTYFEADAKIAGYSYDCILLDIMLPDGNGLKLLEQLKALRKRDNVIIISARDSLDDKILGLELGADDYLPKPFHTAELKARIKSVVRRSRNDGRLEITLGNVVLDPESCRVRIDGKEVELLKKEFDILRFFMQRPNHVVDKSILAEAVWGDHADQADNFHFVYAQMKNLRRKLSEAGADIEIKSVYGFGYKLTPPETA; encoded by the coding sequence ATGAAGATATTGATTATCGAAGACGAACCTTCCCTGCGCGAAATCATGACACGCGCCCTGCGGGAAGAAGGGTATGTGGTAGAATGCGCACCGACCTATTTCGAGGCCGATGCAAAAATTGCCGGATACAGCTACGACTGCATCTTGCTCGACATCATGCTGCCCGACGGTAACGGATTGAAACTGCTCGAACAACTGAAAGCCTTGCGCAAGCGCGACAACGTGATTATCATTTCGGCCCGCGACTCCCTCGACGACAAAATTCTCGGGCTCGAACTCGGTGCCGACGATTACCTGCCGAAACCATTCCACACGGCCGAGCTCAAAGCCCGTATCAAGAGCGTCGTGCGCCGCAGCCGCAACGATGGCCGTCTCGAAATAACCTTGGGCAACGTCGTGCTCGACCCCGAGAGTTGCCGCGTGAGAATCGACGGGAAAGAAGTGGAACTCTTGAAGAAAGAGTTCGACATATTGCGATTCTTCATGCAACGGCCCAACCATGTGGTAGACAAGTCGATTCTCGCCGAAGCCGTGTGGGGCGACCACGCCGACCAGGCCGACAACTTCCACTTCGTCTACGCCCAGATGAAAAACCTCCGCCGCAAACTCTCGGAAGCAGGTGCCGACATCGAAATAAAATCGGTCTACGGATTCGGCTACAAACTCACGCCCCCCGAAACAGCATAA